The window TTGAACTATTAAGACTTTAGAAAGTAAAGGTGAACAACTAAAAAGTTTAACCAGGAAAAGAGCACTTAATGTTCCTCCAAAAAATCGCACTCCAGTTCCTACAAAACTTAAGACAACATCGTTAAGCTTAATTCTTGATAAACTTATTCCTATGGAGACAAGCATTAAAGGAAGAGTCGCCTCTCCAGCAATCTTTATTATCTTCTCAATTCCACTTGGAAGAACAAAGTCCTTTGTCAGAAAAGCAAAGACAGCAGCGTGGACAAGGGGTATTTTAAAAGCAGAAATAATTCCTTCCTTTAGATTTTCCCTTTCCAAAATAACGATTCCGAGAGTAAAGT is drawn from Desulfurobacteriaceae bacterium and contains these coding sequences:
- a CDS encoding AEC family transporter — encoded protein: STVMNAGYMGIPLIYLMFGEKVVSFATFYMVVMAIFHFTLGIVILERENLKEGIISAFKIPLVHAAVFAFLTKDFVLPSGIEKIIKIAGEATLPLMLVSIGISLSRIKLNDVVLSFVGTGVRFFGGTLSALFLVKLFSCSPLLSKVLIVQSSLPSAILNYVLCERFSRSPEVAASIIFISTLLFPIYLLFLKTII